A single genomic interval of Roseomonas aeriglobus harbors:
- the thiC gene encoding phosphomethylpyrimidine synthase ThiC — MADVPARTELKVTTGPIRGSRKIHVGPLNVAMRAIDLEPSSGEPPLNVYDTSGPYSDPNARIDIMAGLPQLRRDWIMARGDVEAYDGREVRPEDNGQLGPDRSGGVPQFPNTVRRPLRAKAGANVSQMHYARRGIITPEMEYVATRENLGREMLRDYVRDGNSFGAAIPDYVTPEFVRDEVARGRAIIPNNINHPETEPMAIGRNFLVKINANIGNSAVASNVATEVDKLVWAIRWGADTVMDLSTGRNIHDTREWIIRNAPVPIGTVPIYQALEKVGGIAEELTWEIFRDTLIEQAEQGVDYFTIHAGVRLPYVPLTAKRVTGIVSRGGSIMAKWCLAHHKESFLYERFDEITEIMKAYDIAYSLGDGLRPGSIADANDEAQFAELYTLGELTKRAWEQDVQVMIEGPGHVPMHKIKENMDKQLEACGEAPFYTLGPLTTDIAPGYDHITSGIGAAMIGWYGTAMLCYVTPKEHLGLPDRDDVKVGVVTYKLAAHAADLAKGHPAAKLRDDALSCARFEFRWRDQFNLSLDPETAEQYHDQTLPAEGAKTAHFCSMCGPKFCSMKITQEVRDFAAKQNAPVETFVAAEEAEAGMRGMAESYAARGSNLYLPQN, encoded by the coding sequence ATGGCAGACGTCCCCGCCCGCACCGAACTGAAGGTGACCACCGGCCCGATCCGCGGCAGCCGCAAGATCCACGTCGGACCGCTGAACGTCGCGATGCGCGCGATCGACCTCGAGCCCTCGTCCGGCGAGCCCCCGCTCAACGTCTACGACACCTCGGGCCCCTACTCCGACCCGAATGCCCGCATCGACATCATGGCAGGGCTCCCGCAACTGCGCCGCGACTGGATCATGGCCCGCGGCGATGTCGAGGCCTATGACGGCCGCGAGGTCCGCCCCGAGGACAACGGCCAGCTCGGCCCCGACCGTTCGGGCGGTGTGCCGCAATTCCCCAATACCGTCCGCCGCCCCTTGCGCGCCAAGGCCGGCGCCAACGTCAGCCAGATGCACTATGCCCGCCGCGGCATCATCACGCCCGAGATGGAATATGTCGCGACCCGCGAGAACCTCGGCCGCGAGATGCTCCGCGACTACGTCCGCGACGGCAACAGCTTCGGCGCCGCCATCCCCGACTACGTCACGCCCGAATTCGTCCGCGACGAGGTCGCCCGCGGCCGCGCGATCATCCCCAACAACATCAACCACCCCGAAACCGAGCCGATGGCGATCGGCCGCAACTTCCTGGTCAAGATCAACGCCAACATCGGCAACAGCGCGGTCGCCAGCAACGTCGCGACCGAAGTCGACAAGCTCGTCTGGGCGATCCGCTGGGGCGCGGACACGGTCATGGACCTGTCGACCGGCCGCAACATCCACGACACGCGCGAATGGATCATCCGCAACGCGCCGGTGCCGATCGGCACCGTCCCCATCTATCAGGCGCTCGAAAAGGTCGGCGGCATCGCCGAGGAACTGACCTGGGAGATATTCCGCGACACGCTGATCGAACAGGCCGAACAGGGCGTCGATTATTTCACCATCCACGCCGGCGTCCGCCTGCCCTACGTGCCGCTCACCGCCAAGCGCGTGACCGGAATCGTGTCGCGCGGCGGCTCGATCATGGCGAAATGGTGCCTCGCGCACCACAAGGAGAGCTTCCTTTACGAGCGCTTCGACGAGATCACCGAGATCATGAAGGCGTATGACATCGCCTATTCGCTCGGTGACGGCCTGCGCCCCGGCAGCATCGCCGACGCCAACGATGAGGCGCAGTTCGCCGAGCTCTACACGCTGGGCGAGCTGACCAAGCGCGCCTGGGAGCAGGACGTCCAGGTGATGATCGAGGGCCCCGGCCACGTGCCGATGCACAAGATCAAGGAGAATATGGACAAGCAGCTGGAAGCGTGCGGCGAGGCGCCCTTCTACACGCTCGGGCCGCTCACCACCGACATCGCGCCGGGCTACGACCATATCACCAGCGGCATCGGCGCCGCGATGATCGGTTGGTACGGCACCGCGATGCTCTGCTACGTCACGCCCAAGGAGCATCTGGGCCTGCCCGACCGCGACGACGTGAAGGTCGGCGTGGTGACCTACAAGCTCGCCGCCCACGCCGCCGACCTGGCAAAGGGCCACCCCGCCGCCAAGCTGCGCGACGACGCGCTGAGCTGCGCCCGCTTCGAATTCCGCTGGCGCGACCAGTTCAACCTGTCGCTCGATCCCGAGACGGCCGAGCAATACCACGACCAGACGTTGCCCGCAGAAGGCGCCAAGACCGCGCACTTCTGCTCGATGTGCGGGCCGAAGTTCTGTTCGATGAAGATTACCCAAGAGGTCCGCGACTTCGCGGCGAAGCAGAATGCGCCGGTCGAGACCTTCGTTGCGGCGGAAGAGGCTGAGGCGGGGATGAGGGGAATGGCAGAGTCCTATGCCGCCCGAGGATCAAACCTCTACCTACCTCAAAATTAA
- a CDS encoding DUF2141 domain-containing protein produces the protein MISGRLAVAAAAWTLLAGATPVAPLEVDVANLRSAKGLIQLCLTSDPANFPNCIDDARALRRSVPATAKAIRFDALPVGGYAVAVIHDENSNAKLDTMMGIPREGFGFSRNPAIGFGPPKFGAARFTLDADGTQQAIRMRYLL, from the coding sequence GTGATTTCCGGCCGGCTGGCGGTCGCCGCCGCGGCATGGACGCTGCTGGCGGGGGCGACGCCCGTCGCCCCGCTTGAGGTCGATGTCGCCAACCTGCGATCGGCCAAGGGGCTGATCCAGCTCTGCCTGACGTCGGACCCGGCGAACTTCCCGAATTGCATCGACGATGCCCGCGCGCTGCGGCGGTCGGTGCCGGCGACGGCGAAAGCGATCCGCTTCGACGCGCTGCCGGTCGGCGGCTATGCCGTCGCGGTCATCCATGATGAGAATTCGAACGCGAAGCTCGACACGATGATGGGCATCCCGCGCGAGGGCTTCGGCTTTTCGCGCAACCCCGCGATCGGTTTTGGCCCGCCCAAGTTCGGCGCGGCGCGCTTCACGCTTGATGCAGACGGGACACAGCAAGCCATCCGAATGCGCTACTTGCTCTAG
- the paoA gene encoding aldehyde dehydrogenase iron-sulfur subunit — MLEHDQSFCVSRRGLMAGTAATAALTAVPTGDADAAAPAAEQPAMMPLTLDVNGKRRSLDVDTRTTLLDLLRESLKLTGTKKGCDHGQCGACTVLVNGERINSCLSLAVQHAGDKVTTIEGLGSPDKLHPMQAAFIKHDGYQCGYCTPGQICSAVGVLDEIKRGIPSHVAGDIAARPGVTADEMRERMSGNICRCGAYSNIADAMAEVAGSTRA; from the coding sequence ATGCTTGAGCACGACCAATCCTTTTGCGTGTCGAGACGCGGCCTGATGGCCGGGACCGCCGCTACCGCTGCGCTGACCGCGGTGCCCACGGGCGACGCCGATGCCGCGGCACCTGCCGCCGAGCAGCCGGCGATGATGCCGTTGACGCTGGACGTGAACGGCAAGCGCCGGTCGCTGGACGTCGATACGCGCACGACCCTGCTCGACCTGCTGCGCGAGAGTCTGAAGCTGACCGGCACCAAGAAAGGCTGCGACCACGGCCAGTGCGGAGCGTGCACGGTGCTGGTCAATGGCGAACGGATCAACAGCTGCCTGTCGCTGGCCGTCCAGCATGCCGGCGACAAGGTCACGACGATCGAGGGGCTGGGGTCGCCCGACAAGCTCCACCCGATGCAGGCGGCCTTCATCAAGCATGACGGGTACCAGTGCGGCTATTGCACGCCGGGACAGATCTGTTCGGCGGTCGGCGTGCTCGACGAAATCAAGCGCGGCATCCCCAGCCATGTCGCCGGCGACATCGCGGCCAGGCCAGGTGTTACCGCCGACGAGATGCGCGAGCGGATGAGCGGCAATATCTGCCGTTGCGGGGCGTATTCGAACATCGCCGACGCGATGGCCGAGGTTGCGGGGAGCACGCGGGCATGA
- a CDS encoding DUF4142 domain-containing protein: MTKMFLTTAAAVAALSLGACGRSDDTTTTTNTTMSGDMATSNATTDMGAATPAASAGQTFANTAAASDAFEIESSRLAEKNAGSAAVKAFAAKMIDAHTESTAKLKAAAASASPAITPDPTLTADQQAQLAAMRNATGAAFDRLYIDAQKAAHTATLDTLKSYAASGDVPSLKAFAAELSPKVAAHLNMANGLKA, translated from the coding sequence ATGACCAAGATGTTCCTGACCACCGCAGCGGCTGTCGCTGCGCTTTCACTCGGGGCCTGCGGGCGCAGCGACGATACGACGACGACCACGAACACGACGATGTCGGGCGACATGGCGACGTCGAATGCCACAACCGACATGGGCGCAGCGACCCCGGCCGCGAGCGCAGGCCAGACCTTTGCCAACACCGCCGCCGCCAGCGACGCCTTCGAGATCGAAAGTTCGCGCCTGGCCGAAAAGAACGCCGGATCGGCGGCAGTGAAGGCGTTCGCCGCCAAAATGATCGACGCCCATACCGAATCGACCGCCAAGCTGAAGGCGGCGGCGGCTTCGGCATCGCCGGCGATCACGCCCGATCCGACGCTGACCGCCGACCAGCAGGCGCAGCTTGCGGCGATGCGTAACGCGACCGGCGCGGCGTTCGATCGCCTGTATATCGACGCGCAAAAGGCGGCGCACACCGCGACGCTCGACACGCTGAAGAGCTATGCCGCATCGGGCGACGTGCCGAGCCTGAAGGCGTTCGCGGCCGAGCTGTCGCCGAAGGTCGCCGCGCATCTGAACATGGCGAATGGCCTGAAGGCCTGA
- a CDS encoding DUF3597 family protein, with protein sequence MGIFSSIRDKIFGHKPAAPAATTPTPPPAAPTAAPNAAPAPSPTPAPAPAAQVDVGAVLSEMAEMKGGGGNYSTSIVDLLKLLDLDSSLSARKELAQELGVHAGDDGTAEQNIALHKAVMAKLAENGGIVPDSLRN encoded by the coding sequence ATGGGCATCTTCAGCAGCATCCGGGACAAGATCTTCGGCCACAAGCCAGCCGCACCGGCCGCAACGACACCAACGCCGCCCCCCGCCGCGCCGACCGCGGCACCCAACGCCGCGCCGGCCCCGTCTCCGACCCCCGCCCCCGCACCCGCCGCGCAAGTCGATGTCGGCGCGGTGCTGAGCGAAATGGCCGAAATGAAGGGCGGCGGCGGCAATTACAGCACGTCGATCGTCGACCTGCTGAAGCTGCTCGACCTCGATTCCAGCCTGTCGGCGCGCAAGGAACTGGCACAGGAACTGGGCGTCCACGCCGGCGACGACGGCACCGCCGAACAGAATATCGCGCTGCACAAGGCGGTGATGGCGAAGCTCGCCGAAAACGGCGGGATCGTACCGGACAGCCTGCGGAATTGA
- a CDS encoding type II toxin-antitoxin system prevent-host-death family antitoxin, with amino-acid sequence MHAVSYSEARENLKSMIDKVVADRAPLAITRQRGQEGAVLISASEWASIEETLYLLRSPKNAERLLESIRELEAGGGEEHELIRP; translated from the coding sequence ATGCACGCCGTCAGCTATTCCGAAGCCCGCGAGAATCTGAAGTCGATGATCGACAAGGTCGTCGCCGACCGCGCCCCCCTCGCCATCACCCGCCAGCGCGGACAGGAGGGGGCAGTGCTGATTTCGGCGAGCGAATGGGCTTCGATTGAAGAGACGCTTTATCTGCTGCGCTCGCCAAAGAATGCAGAGCGATTGCTGGAGAGCATCCGCGAGCTTGAGGCGGGCGGCGGCGAGGAGCATGAGCTGATCCGCCCGTGA
- a CDS encoding VOC family protein yields the protein MDNSLSNVNVGAVPHLAHINLVVRDYDEALAFYVGKLGFNLVEDSAQPEQDKRWVVIRPPGAGPHATTILLARAATPEQAARVGDQTGAGRRLPCHRRFRPRPCPFHRRGRDVGPAAGRPALWPRRGVCGPLRQSVGPDRPRAGRRFGGLTPARDRRGRARYDVAHAHHPALYRRPRARVPRHQHGVDRRHVHARTA from the coding sequence ATGGACAATTCCTTGTCCAACGTCAATGTGGGCGCCGTGCCCCACCTCGCCCACATCAACCTGGTCGTCCGCGACTATGATGAAGCCCTCGCCTTCTACGTCGGCAAGCTCGGCTTCAACCTCGTCGAAGACAGCGCACAGCCCGAGCAGGACAAACGCTGGGTCGTCATCCGCCCGCCCGGCGCCGGCCCGCACGCAACCACCATCCTGCTTGCCCGTGCCGCGACGCCCGAGCAGGCGGCGCGGGTCGGGGATCAGACAGGGGCGGGTCGCCGTCTTCCTTGCCACCGACGATTTCGACCGCGACCATGCCCGTTTCACCGCCGCGGGCGTGACGTGGGTCCGGCCGCCGGTCGACCAGCCCTATGGCCGCGTCGCGGTGTTTGCGGACCTCTACGGCAATCTGTGGGACCTGATCGGCCCCGCGCCGGGCGGCGCTTCGGCGGGCTGACGCCGGCGCGGGACAGGCGAGGCCGAGCGCGCTACGACGTCGCCCATGCTCACCATCCTGCCCTATACCGACGCCCTCGCGCCCGCGTTCCGCGACATCAACACGGCGTGGATCGCCGACATGTTCACGCTCGAACCGCATGA
- a CDS encoding Txe/YoeB family addiction module toxin produces MNVRFSSRSWAEYLDMQSDAKLFAKINALIEECRRHPFKGTGKPEPLGGNLSGWWSRRISHEHRLVYRVAGSGVEQVLQVAQCRYHY; encoded by the coding sequence GTGAACGTCCGGTTCTCGTCGCGATCCTGGGCCGAATATCTCGACATGCAGTCTGACGCGAAGCTGTTCGCGAAGATCAATGCGTTGATCGAAGAATGCCGCAGGCATCCGTTCAAGGGCACGGGCAAGCCCGAACCGCTCGGCGGCAACCTGTCAGGCTGGTGGTCGCGCCGGATCAGCCACGAGCATCGGTTGGTGTACCGGGTGGCTGGCAGCGGAGTCGAGCAGGTGCTGCAGGTGGCGCAGTGCCGGTATCATTATTGA
- a CDS encoding DUF488 domain-containing protein → MLATIGYERSTLPDFIATLRLAGTTVLVDIRDRAQSRRPGFSKTSLSEALSEAGILYVHLRQLGDPAEGRAAARSGQRQLFQEIFGEVMKTDAAADALDKIEQLTQSSSVCLMCFERDHHDCHRKIVAEALENRLGIKARHLGVSLGAANGGSKRRMLHSDQGAASSL, encoded by the coding sequence ATGCTGGCAACCATAGGCTACGAGCGATCCACGCTTCCAGATTTTATCGCGACCTTGCGGTTGGCAGGTACAACCGTACTCGTCGACATTCGGGATCGTGCGCAGTCGCGCCGGCCAGGATTTTCCAAGACTAGCTTAAGCGAAGCCCTCTCGGAAGCAGGCATCTTGTATGTGCATCTTCGCCAGCTAGGTGATCCGGCAGAAGGACGGGCTGCCGCCCGCAGTGGCCAGAGGCAGTTGTTTCAGGAAATTTTTGGCGAGGTCATGAAGACGGACGCCGCAGCCGATGCGCTAGACAAAATTGAACAGTTGACACAGTCAAGTAGCGTATGTCTGATGTGTTTTGAGCGAGACCACCACGATTGTCATCGAAAGATCGTAGCGGAAGCTCTCGAAAATCGCCTTGGGATCAAAGCTAGGCACCTCGGCGTCAGTCTCGGAGCGGCTAATGGCGGCAGCAAACGACGAATGCTTCATTCTGATCAAGGCGCAGCCTCATCGCTCTAG
- a CDS encoding GNAT family N-acetyltransferase, whose translation MFTLEPHDEHVLSHPREAIIDRGGVILFVAHPDHGVIGAGALMPTGGGAYELTKMGVRADVRGSGAGAVLLDALIARARALPDLTMLYLLTNSACAAAIHLYERAGFVHDAEIRARYGATYARCDVAMRLSEG comes from the coding sequence ATGTTCACGCTCGAACCGCATGACGAGCATGTGCTGTCGCACCCGCGCGAGGCGATCATCGACCGGGGCGGGGTCATCCTGTTCGTCGCGCATCCGGATCACGGCGTCATTGGCGCGGGTGCACTGATGCCGACCGGCGGGGGTGCGTATGAGCTGACCAAGATGGGCGTGCGCGCCGACGTCCGCGGCTCGGGCGCCGGGGCGGTCCTGCTCGACGCGTTGATCGCGCGGGCCCGGGCGCTGCCCGATCTCACCATGCTCTATCTGCTCACCAACAGCGCCTGCGCGGCGGCGATCCACCTCTATGAGCGCGCCGGCTTCGTCCATGATGCCGAGATCCGCGCGCGCTACGGCGCGACCTATGCGCGGTGCGACGTCGCGATGCGATTGTCCGAAGGCTGA
- a CDS encoding sterol desaturase family protein, translating into MSAALAIILSALAMSVIVAVRYLIASGGFALATRVKHPGHYRGLDAQIRREIGWSLASAIIYGAPAGIVAWGWQNRGWTRIYDDWHAYPLWWLPVSVLAYLFVQDTWFYWTHRWMHRPAVFRRVHAVHHASRPPTAWAAMAFHPFEAVTLAVVIPLLVFVIPIHIAMLGLVLAVMTVMGVTNHMGWEMFPRFLWGGRVGAWLITASHHQRHHDAYRCNYGLYFRFWDRLCGTDQGVGDFRPAGGRRRGMDAAGGGDARRPA; encoded by the coding sequence ATGTCCGCCGCCCTCGCCATCATCCTGTCCGCGCTTGCGATGTCGGTCATCGTCGCCGTTCGCTACCTGATCGCCAGCGGCGGCTTTGCGCTGGCGACGCGGGTGAAGCATCCCGGCCACTATCGTGGGCTCGATGCGCAGATCCGGCGCGAGATCGGCTGGAGCCTGGCGTCGGCCATCATCTATGGCGCGCCGGCCGGCATCGTCGCCTGGGGCTGGCAGAACCGCGGGTGGACGCGGATCTATGACGATTGGCACGCCTACCCCTTATGGTGGCTGCCGGTATCGGTGCTCGCCTATCTCTTCGTGCAGGACACATGGTTCTACTGGACGCATCGCTGGATGCACCGGCCGGCCGTGTTCAGGCGCGTCCACGCCGTCCATCACGCCAGCCGCCCCCCGACGGCATGGGCGGCGATGGCGTTTCACCCCTTCGAAGCGGTGACGCTGGCTGTGGTAATTCCGCTACTGGTCTTCGTCATTCCCATCCACATCGCGATGCTGGGATTGGTCCTGGCCGTCATGACGGTTATGGGGGTGACCAATCATATGGGTTGGGAGATGTTCCCGCGGTTCCTGTGGGGGGGGCGTGTGGGGGCGTGGCTGATCACCGCGAGCCATCATCAGCGGCACCACGACGCGTACAGGTGTAACTATGGACTCTATTTCCGCTTCTGGGACCGGCTCTGTGGCACGGACCAAGGCGTGGGTGATTTCCGGCCGGCTGGCGGTCGCCGCCGCGGCATGGACGCTGCTGGCGGGGGCGACGCCCGTCGCCCCGCTTGA
- a CDS encoding MipA/OmpV family protein — translation MKFLSPLALLGLTVASPALAQDASQPPAPPTIDTGGDSITIGAGAAWLPDYEGSDDYRIVPAPGAIGQYKGFAFLLAGNRLSVDLIPNRPGPTWDVQAGPLGVVNFNRNSLKAIEDPRVRALGELDTAIELGGYVGIGKTGVVTSPYDRLSLSISYRKDVAGAHKAGILQPTINYLTPLSLKAAVGVFASAERAEAGYARYYFSVSPAQTLASGLPTYNARGGWKNYSLGALGTYALTGDLLKGFKAVGGINYRRMLNDFGDSPVTRIAGSRNQWLAALGLAYTF, via the coding sequence GTGAAGTTCCTGTCCCCGCTCGCTCTCCTCGGCCTTACCGTCGCCTCCCCCGCGCTGGCGCAGGACGCGTCGCAACCCCCCGCCCCGCCGACGATCGATACCGGCGGCGATTCGATCACGATCGGCGCGGGCGCGGCCTGGCTGCCCGACTACGAAGGCTCCGACGACTATCGCATCGTCCCCGCCCCCGGCGCGATCGGCCAATACAAGGGCTTTGCCTTCCTGCTCGCCGGCAATCGCCTGTCGGTCGACCTGATTCCGAACCGGCCCGGCCCGACGTGGGATGTGCAGGCCGGGCCGCTGGGCGTCGTCAACTTCAACCGCAATTCCTTGAAGGCGATCGAAGACCCCCGCGTCCGCGCGCTGGGCGAACTCGACACGGCAATTGAGCTCGGCGGCTATGTCGGCATCGGCAAGACCGGCGTCGTCACCAGCCCCTACGACCGCCTTAGCCTGTCGATCAGCTACCGCAAGGACGTGGCGGGTGCGCACAAGGCGGGCATCCTCCAGCCGACGATCAACTACCTCACCCCGCTCAGCCTGAAGGCCGCGGTCGGCGTGTTCGCGAGCGCCGAGCGGGCGGAGGCCGGCTACGCCCGCTATTATTTCTCGGTCAGCCCCGCGCAGACGCTGGCGAGCGGCCTGCCGACCTACAACGCGCGCGGCGGGTGGAAGAACTACAGCCTGGGGGCGCTGGGCACCTACGCGCTGACCGGCGACCTGCTGAAGGGTTTCAAGGCGGTCGGCGGGATCAACTATCGCCGGATGCTCAACGACTTCGGCGATTCGCCCGTGACGCGCATCGCGGGCAGCCGGAACCAGTGGCTGGCGGCGCTGGGATTGGCGTATACGTTCTAG